The Stomoxys calcitrans chromosome 3, idStoCalc2.1, whole genome shotgun sequence genome includes a region encoding these proteins:
- the LOC106092170 gene encoding excitatory amino acid transporter — translation MGPPNSTTVNGSELPPKTTERCEAPRELKGIRKWLSENLMLLVTLSGVMLGVILGFSLRPFHLHEDSIMLISYPGELFMRVLKLMILPLVISSLIAGSASLNARMNGKIALRTLVYFASTSLMNAALGIALVLLIHPGDPDLHNSIDRSTDKRAVNLLDSLLDLGRNVFPDNLFQATFQQAHTVYLPKPSITNTFNETVSETNDTDEDPAVEAQRQDVEPALIRVIQYRSGTNTLGIVFFCLVFGTFLGTIGEKGQVVVDFFSAIFEVVMKMVTCVMWLTPVGISSVIAGKILSVNDLHLVMAQLMWFILTVTIGVVLYQFVIMQAIYYVVVRRNPFKFYAGLIQAMLTAFATASTAAALPVTFRCMNDKLRVDQRITRFVLPIGCNINMDGTALFISIASIFIAQMSGMTLGFGEIVTVLLTSTAASMSSASVPSAALVLLLVVLTAIDAPVQDVTLLFAVDWFVDRIRTTNNMLGDCYTAAIVEELSRKELMALDAAILYQEIPISTPNGHVSLEGQTELDSTCTMPDAVIVDMNAVINKVQHQQPHHQNGHANHKI, via the exons ATGGGTCCACCAAATTCTACCACCGTCAATGGTTCGGAGTTACCACCCAAAACTACCGAACGCTGTGAAGCTCCCCGTGAGCTGAAGGGCATACGCAAATGGCTAAGTGAGAATCTTATGCTGCTCGTAACACTCTCTGGCGTTATGCTGGGTGTCATTTTGG GTTTCTCACTTCGTCCTTTCCACCTACATGAGGACTCCATTATGCTGATCTCCTATCCGGGCGAGTTATTTATGCGTGTGCTGAAACTGATGATTTTACCTTTGGTCATTTCAAGTCTTATCGCCGGTTCGGCCAGCTTAAATGCCCGCATGAATGGCAAGATAGCCCTAAGGACTTTGGTGTATTTTGCCTCTACCTCGCTGATGAATGCCGCATTGGGTATTGCTTTGGTGCTGCTGATTCATCCAGGTGACCCGGATTTACACAATTCTATAGATCGTTCCACTGATAAGAGGGCTGTGAATCTTTTGGATAGTTTATTGGATTTGGGAAG AAATGTCTTCCCAGACAACCTATTCCAAGCCACATTTCAACAAGCGCACACTGTTTATCTGCCTAAACCTTCAATAACGAATACATTCAATGAAACCGTCAGCGAGACCAACGATACAGATGAAGATCCCGCCGTAGAGGCACAACGTCAGGATGTGGAACCCGCACTCATACGTGTCATCCAGTATCGCAGTGGCACCAATACCCTGGGCATTGTTTTCTTCTGTCTAGTCTTTGGCACATTCCTCGGCACAATCGGTGAAAAGGGCCAAGTTGTGGTGGATTTCTTTTCGGCCATATTTGAGGTTGTCATGAAAATGGTCACCTGCGTCATGTGGCTAACACCGGTGGGCATCAGTTCGGTGATAGCGGGCAAAATTCTCAGCGTCAACGATCTGCATCTGGTTATGGCCCAGCTGATGTGGTTCATACTGACGGTGACCATTGGGGTGGTTCTCTATCAGTTTGTGATCATGCAAGCCATCTATTATGTGGTGGTGCGTCGTAATCCATTCAAATTCTATGCAGGATTAATACAAGCCATGCTAACCGCATTTGCGACAGCATCAAC TGCTGCTGCACTTCCTGTGACATTCCGTTGCATGAACGACAAGCTACGTGTGGATCAGCGTATAACGCGTTTCGTCCTGCCCATTGGCTGTAACATCAACATGGACGGCACGGCTCTCTTCATTTCCATTGCTTCGATCTTCATCGCTCAGATGAGTGGCATGACTTTGGGCTTTGGCGAAATTGTCACTGTCCTGCTGACATCTACCGCAGCTTCGATGAGCTCTGCTAGTGTACCAAGTGCTGCTCTGGTTCTACTCTTGGTTGTCCTGACGGCTATTGATGCTCCGGTGCAGGATGTCACACTCTTGTTTGCTGTCGATTGGTTTGT CGATCGTATTCGGACCACTAACAACATGTTGGGTGATTGTTATACAGCAGCCATTGTTGAAGAACTATCTCGTAAGGAATTAATGGCACTTGATGCTGCAATACTTTATCAG GAAATTCCCATCAGCACCCCCAATGGTCATGTCAGTTTGGAGGGACAAACTGAATTGGATAGCACTTGCACCATGCCAGATGCTGTTATAGTGGATATGAATGCGGTTATCAATAAGGTGCAACATCAGCAGCCACATCATCAGAATGGACATGCCAATCATAAGATTTAA